The Kitasatospora setae KM-6054 genome contains a region encoding:
- a CDS encoding ATP-binding protein codes for MAEEQNGPQGREAGADEVGHRLWEREQELRSVEQAVEKLCREFAAGGLKIGELLVFSGSPGIGKTSMLEQVRRIAGARQDSTVLFARGSERQRKEPFRVLRQLLLPVLSDLDEAEHKEVFGSWENIVAPAVGLAPPSDEVERMLDPQSVRDGLDFVITQLAPRRAPLVVIVDDLHAVDQESLTWLASFAVRARELPVLLVFAYRHEFEEEARPLAAQIAERAARKHELLPLNPVSVAAIVHGEFAEADDAFCRQVWAVTAGAPYDTVALLREVRDQNLEPVEENSPRLRDLAAAARGQGRDYWLDKLGITVIRFAWAAALLGTEIREDVAAAICAQGPAQADESVRVLRRMRVLTSQPDGRLEFVHPLIATSIYQSIPPSTRTGMHGMAATVIENSGGSLLTASRHLLETHPGEGDDAMVRKLRRAAAENLAIGAPEAARRCLERALNEPPDEEDQAEVLFELACASLLTDPGATANQLRRAIDMEPGLSPDLRVEAVFRLSEVIAHSGDLSTAAALCLDESERAPAGPGRVRLLVAHLLYTALQRDEENGPERAARVRRLVEEVDPDSEAARPVRALYAWDLTLQGGSSTEALRAADAALVDGRLPRSLGWTNTTWNFELPALLGLCFAYNDELGRAEKLFSSAILEFEIAGWSGGHRGFAYFLMGYARLRRGFLPEAEDFLRRGLRIADRMGTGLPLTWNLAGALIDTLLSRGRDHEAWEVAVKYRFLPPYHQTALLLPDVATIYGKLLISRGDHAMAVEVLAETGTRLDKRGWRSTVHAPWAGYLAVAMAGLDLPSARKNGDDAVARARESGSPSAIGTALRLAASVWEGAHAVELLQESVGWLGRSPASYEHAHALIDLGAALVQVGRSLEAEEHLYQGMELAKHCGADGLEVRARNVLASAGLRPSRPQSPAKDTLNPQELAVARLAVRALPPQRIAEELQLPLGVVKQRLAAVHRKLGTGPEGLADALGFPADGPGQGG; via the coding sequence GTGGCCGAAGAGCAGAACGGGCCGCAGGGGCGGGAAGCCGGCGCGGATGAGGTCGGCCATCGGCTGTGGGAACGCGAACAGGAACTGCGTTCCGTCGAGCAGGCGGTGGAGAAACTGTGCCGGGAATTCGCCGCGGGCGGACTGAAGATCGGCGAACTGCTGGTCTTCTCCGGTTCCCCGGGCATCGGCAAGACCTCCATGCTGGAACAGGTCCGCCGGATCGCCGGCGCCCGCCAGGACTCCACCGTGCTGTTCGCCCGGGGCAGCGAGCGCCAGCGCAAGGAGCCGTTCCGGGTGCTGCGGCAACTGCTCCTGCCGGTGCTCAGCGACCTCGACGAGGCCGAGCACAAGGAGGTGTTCGGCAGCTGGGAGAACATCGTCGCGCCCGCCGTCGGCCTGGCCCCGCCGTCCGACGAGGTCGAGCGGATGCTCGACCCGCAGAGCGTCCGCGACGGCCTGGACTTCGTCATCACCCAGCTCGCGCCCCGGCGCGCCCCGCTGGTGGTGATCGTCGACGACCTGCACGCCGTCGACCAGGAGTCGCTGACCTGGCTGGCCTCCTTCGCGGTGCGCGCCCGCGAACTGCCGGTGCTGCTGGTCTTCGCCTACCGGCACGAGTTCGAGGAGGAGGCCAGGCCGCTCGCCGCGCAGATCGCCGAGCGGGCCGCCCGCAAGCACGAACTGCTGCCGCTCAACCCGGTGTCGGTGGCCGCCATCGTGCACGGCGAGTTCGCCGAGGCCGACGACGCGTTCTGCCGCCAGGTCTGGGCGGTCACCGCCGGCGCCCCGTACGACACCGTCGCGCTGCTGCGCGAGGTCCGCGACCAGAACCTCGAACCGGTCGAGGAGAACTCGCCCCGGCTGCGCGACCTGGCCGCGGCCGCCCGCGGGCAGGGCCGCGACTACTGGCTGGACAAGCTCGGCATCACCGTCATCCGGTTCGCCTGGGCGGCCGCGCTGCTCGGCACCGAGATCCGCGAGGACGTGGCCGCCGCGATCTGCGCCCAGGGCCCCGCGCAGGCCGACGAGTCGGTCCGGGTGCTGCGCCGGATGCGGGTGCTCACCAGCCAGCCCGACGGCAGGCTGGAGTTCGTCCACCCGCTGATCGCCACCTCGATCTACCAGTCGATCCCGCCCAGCACCCGCACCGGCATGCACGGCATGGCCGCCACCGTGATCGAGAACAGCGGCGGCTCGCTGCTGACCGCCTCCCGCCACCTGCTGGAGACCCACCCCGGCGAGGGCGACGACGCGATGGTGCGCAAGCTGCGCCGGGCCGCCGCCGAGAACCTCGCGATCGGCGCGCCGGAAGCCGCCCGCCGCTGTCTGGAGCGCGCCCTCAACGAGCCGCCGGACGAGGAGGACCAGGCCGAGGTGCTGTTCGAACTCGCCTGCGCCAGCCTGCTCACCGACCCCGGCGCCACCGCCAACCAGCTGCGCCGCGCCATCGACATGGAACCCGGACTCAGCCCCGACCTGCGGGTCGAGGCGGTGTTCCGGCTCTCCGAGGTGATCGCCCACAGCGGCGACCTGAGCACCGCCGCCGCGCTCTGCCTGGACGAGTCCGAGCGCGCCCCCGCCGGCCCCGGCCGGGTCCGGCTGCTGGTCGCCCACCTGCTGTACACCGCCCTCCAGCGGGACGAGGAGAACGGCCCCGAGCGCGCCGCCCGGGTCCGCCGGCTGGTCGAGGAGGTCGACCCCGACAGCGAGGCCGCCCGACCCGTCCGCGCCCTCTACGCCTGGGACCTCACCCTGCAGGGCGGCAGCAGCACCGAGGCGCTGCGGGCCGCCGACGCCGCGCTGGTCGACGGCCGGCTGCCGCGCAGCCTCGGCTGGACCAACACCACCTGGAACTTCGAACTGCCCGCGCTGCTCGGCCTCTGCTTCGCCTACAACGACGAACTCGGCCGCGCCGAGAAGCTGTTCAGCTCCGCCATCCTGGAGTTCGAGATCGCGGGCTGGAGCGGCGGCCACCGCGGCTTCGCCTACTTCCTGATGGGCTACGCCCGGCTGCGCCGCGGCTTCCTCCCGGAGGCCGAGGACTTCCTGCGCCGCGGCCTGCGGATCGCCGACCGGATGGGCACCGGCCTGCCGCTGACCTGGAACCTGGCCGGCGCGCTGATCGACACCCTGCTCTCCCGCGGCCGCGACCACGAGGCGTGGGAGGTCGCGGTCAAGTACCGCTTCCTGCCGCCGTACCACCAGACCGCGCTGCTGCTGCCGGACGTCGCCACCATCTACGGCAAGCTGCTGATCTCGCGCGGCGACCACGCGATGGCGGTCGAGGTGCTGGCCGAGACCGGCACCCGGCTGGACAAGCGCGGCTGGCGCTCGACCGTGCACGCCCCGTGGGCCGGCTACCTGGCGGTCGCGATGGCCGGGCTCGACCTGCCGTCGGCCCGGAAGAACGGCGACGACGCGGTGGCCCGGGCCCGGGAGTCCGGCTCGCCGTCGGCGATCGGCACCGCGCTGCGGCTGGCCGCCAGCGTCTGGGAGGGCGCCCACGCCGTCGAGTTGCTGCAGGAGTCGGTCGGCTGGCTGGGCCGCTCCCCGGCCAGCTACGAGCACGCGCACGCGCTGATCGACCTGGGCGCCGCGCTGGTGCAGGTCGGCCGCAGCCTGGAGGCCGAGGAACACCTGTACCAGGGCATGGAGTTGGCCAAGCACTGCGGCGCCGACGGCCTGGAGGTGCGGGCCCGCAACGTGCTCGCCTCGGCCGGGCTGCGGCCCAGCCGCCCGCAGTCCCCGGCCAAGGACACCCTCAACCCGCAGGAGCTCGCGGTCGCCCGGCTCGCGGTGCGGGCGCTGCCGCCGCAGCGGATCGCCGAGGAGCTGCAACTCCCGCTGGGCGTCGTCAAGCAGCGGCTGGCCGCCGTCCACCGCAAGCTCGGCACCGGTCCCGAGGGGCTGGCGGACGCGCTCGGGTTCCCGGCCGACGGTCCGGGGCAGGGCGGCTGA
- a CDS encoding TetR/AcrR family transcriptional regulator, translating into MASRTPSATPRAAERAPRRRLSVDERREQLIAVALQLFSDRAPEDVSIDDIAAAAGASRPLVYHYFPGKQALYEEALRRAGRELAGRFEEPGEGPLSERLLRVMGRYLDFVESHAAGFTALLRGGSVTASPDADAVIDQVRRAAQQQILLHLGVPDPSPSLRRTVRAWIANAEISSLDWLADKPVPVETLQLQLVQELVAALAVAATRDPELAALLGGFFATEEPDGPTALLLRDLLATFTAPELAAPLLRLTR; encoded by the coding sequence ATGGCTTCCCGTACGCCGTCCGCCACCCCCCGCGCAGCGGAACGCGCGCCCCGCCGCCGGCTGAGCGTCGACGAGCGCCGCGAACAGCTGATCGCCGTCGCGCTGCAGCTCTTCTCGGACCGCGCCCCCGAGGACGTCTCGATCGACGACATCGCCGCCGCCGCGGGGGCGTCCCGTCCGCTGGTGTACCACTACTTCCCGGGGAAGCAGGCGCTGTACGAGGAGGCGCTGCGCCGGGCCGGGCGCGAGCTGGCCGGGCGGTTCGAGGAGCCGGGCGAGGGGCCGCTCTCCGAGCGGCTGCTCCGGGTGATGGGCCGCTACCTGGACTTCGTGGAGTCGCACGCGGCCGGTTTCACCGCCCTGCTGCGCGGCGGTTCGGTCACCGCGAGCCCGGACGCGGACGCCGTCATCGACCAGGTCCGGCGCGCCGCGCAGCAGCAGATCCTGCTGCACCTGGGCGTCCCCGACCCGAGTCCGTCGCTGCGCCGGACCGTCCGCGCCTGGATCGCCAACGCCGAGATCAGTTCGCTGGACTGGCTCGCCGACAAGCCCGTCCCGGTGGAGACCCTGCAGCTCCAGCTGGTCCAGGAGCTGGTCGCCGCGCTGGCCGTCGCCGCCACCCGCGACCCCGAACTCGCCGCCCTGCTCGGCGGTTTCTTCGCCACCGAGGAGCCGGACGGGCCGACCGCCCTGCTGCTCCGCGACCTGCTCGCCACCTTCACCGCCCCCGAACTCGCCGCCCCGCTGCTCCGCCTGACCCGATGA
- a CDS encoding DUF6325 family protein, giving the protein MGPAELLVLTFPEATISTEAATALVRLRDAAGVRVIDSLAVVRDAEGDATYAELADFDHLRGVEGLDAEELPLIGPEDAQEVAELLEPGSAALIVLIEHLWAEEAAAALRAVGGRIASGVRIPPENIEEAVRAAEARVAAGE; this is encoded by the coding sequence ATGGGGCCGGCCGAACTGCTCGTCCTGACCTTTCCCGAGGCGACCATCAGCACCGAGGCGGCCACCGCGCTGGTCCGGCTGCGGGACGCCGCCGGGGTCCGGGTGATCGACTCGCTGGCGGTGGTGCGGGACGCGGAGGGCGACGCGACGTACGCGGAGCTCGCCGACTTCGACCACCTGCGGGGCGTCGAGGGCCTGGACGCCGAGGAGTTGCCGCTGATCGGGCCGGAGGACGCCCAGGAGGTGGCCGAGTTGCTGGAGCCCGGCAGCGCGGCGCTGATCGTGCTGATCGAGCACCTGTGGGCGGAGGAGGCGGCGGCGGCGCTGCGCGCGGTCGGTGGGCGGATCGCCTCCGGGGTGCGCATTCCGCCGGAGAACATCGAAGAGGCCGTCCGCGCCGCCGAGGCGCGCGTCGCGGCGGGAGAGTGA
- a CDS encoding NUDIX hydrolase has translation MADMENPENPALPDAPATDLDEILDVVDEHDRVLRTAPRSEVYRDGLIHRCVFVLVRDPRGRIFTHRRTDTKAFAPGAHDCFVGGVVGAGESYAEAAVREAEEELGVSGVRTRPLFRFLYSDGDRYSWWSDIHEAVWDGPVDPQRSEVAWYDWLTEDELADRLATWEFVPDGREAYRRYLALRPAD, from the coding sequence ATGGCCGACATGGAGAACCCCGAGAACCCCGCGCTCCCCGACGCCCCCGCCACCGACCTCGACGAGATCCTCGACGTGGTCGACGAGCACGACCGCGTGCTGCGCACCGCCCCGCGCTCCGAGGTCTACCGCGACGGCCTGATCCACCGCTGCGTCTTCGTGCTGGTCCGCGACCCGCGCGGCCGGATCTTCACCCACCGCCGCACCGACACCAAGGCTTTCGCCCCGGGCGCCCACGACTGCTTCGTCGGCGGCGTGGTCGGCGCCGGCGAGAGCTACGCCGAGGCAGCCGTCCGCGAGGCCGAGGAGGAGCTCGGCGTCAGCGGCGTCCGCACCCGCCCGCTGTTCCGCTTCCTCTACAGCGACGGCGACCGCTACAGCTGGTGGTCCGACATCCACGAGGCCGTCTGGGACGGCCCGGTCGACCCCCAGCGCTCCGAAGTCGCCTGGTACGACTGGCTCACCGAGGACGAACTCGCCGACCGCCTCGCCACCTGGGAGTTCGTCCCCGACGGCCGCGAGGCGTACCGCCGCTACCTCGCCCTGCGCCCCGCCGACTGA
- a CDS encoding SHOCT domain-containing protein, which translates to MGGAAYAAGRAGARRAANEQGQDEAIAELQAEQQQQAVQQQQQAYAPPPQPVAPQPVAPVASGGGGEDVASKLNQLAQLVQQGLLTPEEFAAAKARLLS; encoded by the coding sequence GTGGGCGGTGCCGCGTACGCCGCGGGGCGGGCGGGGGCGCGCCGGGCCGCGAACGAGCAGGGTCAGGACGAGGCGATCGCCGAGCTCCAGGCCGAGCAGCAGCAACAGGCCGTCCAGCAGCAACAGCAGGCGTACGCGCCGCCGCCGCAGCCCGTCGCACCGCAGCCCGTCGCGCCGGTGGCTTCCGGCGGGGGCGGGGAGGACGTGGCGAGCAAGTTGAACCAGTTGGCGCAGTTGGTGCAGCAGGGGCTGCTCACCCCGGAGGAGTTCGCCGCCGCGAAGGCCAGGCTGCTGTCCTGA
- a CDS encoding spermidine synthase family protein, producing MDEAEVLDRRRSASGEVVLRRRGGHCEVIVNGCFLMDTVDGRSERLLVAAAAAELAGVRRPSVLIGGLGVGFSLAHAAAEPRWGRIAVVEREEAVIDWHRTGPLGAFSAGALDDPRVEVLHTDLVAYLAAAGERYDALCLDIDNGPDWTVGAENDRLYGPVGLAAAAARLNSGGVLAIWSAQPSAAFERALRAAGFTGVRSEEIAVERGVPDVVHLARRA from the coding sequence ATGGACGAGGCCGAGGTGCTCGACCGGCGGCGGAGCGCGAGCGGCGAGGTGGTGCTGCGGCGGCGCGGCGGGCACTGCGAGGTCATCGTGAACGGCTGCTTCCTGATGGACACCGTCGACGGTCGCTCCGAACGGCTGCTGGTGGCGGCCGCGGCGGCGGAACTCGCGGGCGTGCGGCGGCCCAGCGTGCTGATCGGCGGGCTGGGCGTCGGCTTCTCGCTGGCGCACGCCGCCGCCGAGCCGCGCTGGGGGCGGATCGCCGTGGTCGAGCGGGAGGAGGCGGTCATCGACTGGCACCGCACCGGCCCGCTCGGCGCGTTCTCCGCCGGGGCGCTGGACGACCCCCGGGTGGAGGTGCTGCACACCGACCTGGTGGCCTACCTGGCGGCGGCGGGCGAGCGCTACGACGCGCTCTGCCTCGACATCGACAACGGGCCGGACTGGACGGTCGGGGCCGAGAACGACCGGCTGTACGGGCCGGTCGGGCTGGCCGCCGCCGCGGCCCGGCTCAACTCCGGCGGGGTGCTGGCGATCTGGAGCGCGCAGCCGTCCGCCGCGTTCGAACGGGCGCTGCGGGCAGCCGGGTTCACCGGTGTCCGGAGCGAGGAGATCGCGGTCGAGCGCGGCGTGCCGGATGTCGTCCACCTGGCACGCCGCGCCTGA
- a CDS encoding DUF4259 domain-containing protein has product MGAWDTGHFDNDTAADFSGTLDDTAPEERAALLRETLAEAAAVAADDYLDSDVACTALAAAALVASHCPGGTPVTTAYGPQQPLPPLADLRPLAFAAVERVLAEESELAELWDETELSADWRAAVTALRTTLLPV; this is encoded by the coding sequence ATGGGCGCCTGGGACACCGGCCACTTCGACAACGACACCGCCGCCGACTTCAGCGGCACCCTCGACGACACCGCCCCGGAGGAGCGCGCGGCGCTGCTCCGCGAAACCCTCGCCGAGGCCGCGGCGGTGGCGGCGGACGACTACCTCGACTCCGACGTGGCCTGCACGGCCCTCGCGGCCGCCGCCCTGGTCGCGTCACACTGCCCCGGCGGCACCCCCGTCACCACGGCCTACGGCCCCCAGCAGCCGCTTCCCCCGCTCGCCGACCTCCGCCCGCTGGCCTTCGCCGCGGTGGAGCGCGTCCTGGCCGAGGAGTCCGAACTGGCCGAACTCTGGGACGAGACCGAACTCTCCGCCGACTGGCGCGCCGCCGTCACGGCCCTGCGCACCACCCTGCTCCCCGTCTGA
- a CDS encoding terpene synthase family protein has translation MGKSTELWLETMGFAADAERRQRLLAIGAHEFVCRIAKDADGTTGLELASQWLCSMLTLDDEWDTGGLSRDPSRVLTIAATLLAVINSTQSHPGETDLYVASVRDVFDRARSWAPALSVKRWADSQLESFMGAATIVAYRTERRPMTLSEYLTIGPLDRGSRSCIEIIEVCERTAIPQSQLDSPRVHALTEAAKFLVLVAADVYSFRREDDHGALESNIVDALQRHLGCDQERALQEAAALHDRTMCLFLRLADRTSRRAGAELRRYINQLSNLVSGNLEWGFTSARYTERPPGGLPVAVRAERPADGRLTPPPYPEIAWWWDQLW, from the coding sequence GTGGGAAAGAGCACCGAACTCTGGCTCGAAACAATGGGATTCGCGGCGGACGCGGAACGCCGACAGCGTCTCCTCGCCATCGGCGCGCACGAATTCGTCTGCCGGATCGCCAAGGACGCCGACGGAACGACCGGCCTGGAGCTCGCCTCCCAGTGGCTGTGCAGCATGCTCACCCTGGACGACGAGTGGGACACCGGCGGACTCAGCCGGGACCCGTCCCGGGTACTGACGATAGCAGCCACGCTACTCGCTGTTATCAATTCCACCCAGTCCCACCCGGGCGAGACCGACCTCTACGTCGCCTCGGTCCGCGACGTGTTCGACCGGGCCCGCTCCTGGGCCCCCGCGCTCTCGGTGAAGCGCTGGGCCGACAGCCAGCTGGAGTCCTTCATGGGCGCCGCCACGATCGTGGCCTACCGCACCGAGCGGCGGCCGATGACGCTCTCCGAGTACCTCACCATCGGCCCGCTGGACCGCGGCAGCCGCTCCTGCATCGAGATCATCGAGGTCTGCGAGCGCACCGCCATCCCGCAGTCCCAGCTGGACTCGCCCCGGGTGCACGCGCTCACCGAGGCCGCCAAGTTCCTGGTCCTGGTCGCGGCCGACGTCTACTCCTTCCGCCGCGAGGACGACCACGGCGCGCTGGAGAGCAACATCGTCGACGCCCTCCAGCGCCACCTCGGCTGCGACCAGGAACGGGCCCTCCAGGAGGCCGCCGCCCTGCACGACCGCACCATGTGCCTGTTCCTCCGCCTCGCGGACCGCACCTCCCGCCGCGCCGGAGCCGAACTGCGGCGCTACATCAACCAGTTGTCCAACCTGGTGAGCGGCAACCTGGAGTGGGGCTTCACCTCCGCCCGCTACACCGAGCGCCCGCCCGGCGGCCTCCCCGTCGCCGTCCGCGCCGAACGGCCCGCCGACGGCCGGCTCACCCCGCCGCCCTACCCCGAGATCGCCTGGTGGTGGGACCAGCTGTGGTGA
- a CDS encoding serine hydrolase domain-containing protein, translating to MENQQQIQGYVADGFEPVREAFAGNFRLYGELGAAFALYLDGRPVVDLWGGDARPEVGARPAPAVGWEEGTAQVLRSVTKGLTAAAALHLAQRGLLDLDAPVASYWPEFARAGKERVPVRWLLSHQAGLPALDVPLRIEDVLAWEPAAAAVAAQAPAWEPGTAHGYHPLTFGWLVGEVVRRAGGRSVGRYFAEEIADPLGLDLWIGLPAAASGRVGRLVDLPAPEAAKLAPGGMRMRPKQSVLDAYRDPRSLTARSFGAVRSSVDLNDPAVQAVEVPGAGGIGTARSLARFYAALIGAADRADAPGQRLPALFAPETLAEAAGPSVQGPDRVLIVNTAFGQGFFRHGGTSPMASPASFGHPGRGGSLGFADPELGLGFGYVTNGMQPGVTGDIRSRALIAAVRQCLAARG from the coding sequence GTGGAGAACCAGCAGCAGATCCAGGGGTACGTGGCGGACGGCTTCGAGCCGGTCCGGGAGGCGTTCGCGGGCAACTTCCGGCTGTACGGGGAGTTGGGCGCGGCCTTCGCGCTGTACCTGGACGGGCGGCCGGTGGTCGACCTGTGGGGCGGGGACGCCCGGCCGGAGGTCGGCGCCCGGCCCGCCCCCGCCGTCGGCTGGGAGGAGGGGACGGCGCAGGTGCTGCGCTCCGTCACCAAGGGCCTGACCGCCGCCGCCGCGCTGCACCTCGCGCAGCGCGGGCTGCTCGACCTGGACGCGCCGGTCGCCTCCTACTGGCCCGAGTTCGCCCGGGCCGGGAAGGAGCGCGTCCCGGTGCGCTGGCTGCTCTCGCACCAGGCCGGCCTGCCCGCGCTGGACGTGCCGCTGCGGATCGAGGACGTGCTCGCCTGGGAGCCCGCCGCCGCAGCCGTCGCCGCCCAGGCCCCCGCCTGGGAACCCGGCACCGCGCACGGCTACCACCCGCTGACCTTCGGCTGGCTGGTCGGCGAGGTGGTCCGGCGGGCCGGGGGCCGCAGCGTCGGGCGGTACTTCGCGGAGGAGATCGCCGACCCGCTCGGCCTCGACCTGTGGATCGGCCTGCCCGCCGCCGCGTCCGGCCGGGTCGGCCGGCTCGTCGACCTGCCCGCCCCCGAGGCCGCGAAGCTCGCGCCGGGCGGGATGCGGATGCGCCCCAAGCAGTCCGTGCTGGACGCCTACCGGGACCCGCGCTCGCTGACCGCCCGCTCGTTCGGCGCGGTGCGCAGCAGCGTCGACCTGAACGACCCGGCGGTGCAGGCCGTCGAGGTGCCCGGCGCGGGCGGCATCGGCACCGCCCGCTCGCTGGCCCGGTTCTACGCGGCGCTGATCGGCGCCGCGGACCGGGCCGACGCGCCCGGGCAGCGACTGCCCGCGCTGTTCGCGCCCGAGACGCTGGCCGAGGCGGCCGGCCCCTCGGTGCAGGGCCCGGACCGGGTGCTGATCGTCAACACCGCCTTCGGCCAGGGTTTCTTCCGGCACGGCGGCACCTCCCCGATGGCCTCCCCGGCCAGCTTCGGCCACCCCGGCCGGGGCGGCTCGCTCGGCTTCGCCGACCCGGAACTCGGCCTCGGCTTCGGCTACGTCACCAACGGCATGCAGCCCGGCGTCACCGGGGACATCCGCTCCCGGGCGCTGATCGCCGCGGTGCGGCAGTGCTTGGCGGCGCGGGGCTGA
- a CDS encoding DUF4259 domain-containing protein: MGSWDTGPFDNDDAADLGDELDEAAPERRAALVRAALTRALRKSDCLEHGDGLRAVAAAALVASHCPGGTPVTTAHGPRQPLPPLADLRPLAARAVARALGPDSELTEGWYAFAAYQTWRNELEHLQTVLRDPPPPTQATLF, encoded by the coding sequence ATGGGCAGCTGGGACACCGGCCCGTTCGACAACGACGACGCGGCCGACTTGGGCGACGAGCTGGACGAGGCCGCTCCCGAACGCCGCGCGGCGCTGGTCCGGGCCGCCCTGACACGCGCCCTGCGGAAGTCCGACTGCCTGGAGCACGGCGACGGCCTGCGCGCCGTCGCGGCGGCCGCCCTGGTCGCGTCGCACTGCCCCGGCGGCACCCCCGTCACCACCGCCCACGGCCCCCGGCAACCGCTCCCCCCGCTCGCCGACCTCCGCCCGCTCGCCGCGCGTGCGGTCGCGCGCGCCCTCGGCCCGGATTCCGAACTCACCGAGGGCTGGTACGCGTTCGCCGCCTACCAGACCTGGCGCAACGAGCTGGAGCACCTGCAGACCGTCCTCCGCGACCCACCGCCCCCCACCCAAGCCACCCTGTTCTGA
- a CDS encoding glycosyl hydrolase family 18 protein has protein sequence MVASQSGAGRASVSWTASSDNVRVAGYDVYAGAAKVSTVTGDDTAVTIGGLAEGRHTFTVVPFDTSANRSAASAPVTVDIVPPPPDFEPPSAPGTPIGTSAGTTTIGLAWGAATDNVGVTAYDVYNGGTPALSVAAPATSATVSGLSPDTPYTFTVRARDAAGNTSPASSPVTARTGRVNPRTGLTIGYFTQWSVYARGYSVKRLDTSGSAAKLDYLNYAFANIHPSTKQCFLTDKAAGNDSDPNADDGAGDAWADFGRGWDSGTSVAGTTDTWDQKLAGNFNQLKQLKAKYPNLKVQISLGGWSYSKWFSDAAATDASRKALVSSCVDLYIKGNLPVIDGRGGAGSAAGIFDGIDLDWEWPNSEGHLGNVIRPADKANYTLLAQEFRRRLDTLGATTGKHYTLSAFLPADPAKIIAGIDVPGLFAAFDFATVQGYDYHGAWETTTNQQSALKVAADDPSAPDRRFSSEIAVQAYLDGGAPKSKLTLGVPFYGRGWTGVPRGSTNGLFQPATGPAPGSYENGFEDYHKLKEKLASGGYTLYRDPVAGHAYLYDGTVLYTYDDPTEISRKAAWIKEQGLAGAMIWSFDGDTANGELMTALANGLK, from the coding sequence GTGGTCGCGTCGCAGTCCGGCGCGGGCCGGGCCTCGGTGTCCTGGACGGCTTCCAGCGACAACGTCCGGGTCGCCGGGTACGACGTGTACGCGGGCGCAGCCAAGGTGTCCACCGTGACGGGCGACGACACGGCGGTGACGATCGGCGGCCTGGCCGAAGGCCGGCACACCTTCACCGTGGTCCCGTTCGACACCTCGGCCAACCGCTCGGCGGCCTCCGCCCCGGTGACGGTGGACATCGTCCCGCCCCCGCCGGACTTCGAGCCGCCGTCCGCCCCGGGCACCCCGATCGGCACCTCGGCGGGCACCACCACGATCGGCCTGGCCTGGGGCGCGGCGACCGACAACGTCGGCGTGACGGCGTACGACGTGTACAACGGCGGGACGCCGGCCCTCTCCGTGGCGGCGCCCGCCACCTCGGCGACGGTCTCCGGCCTGTCCCCGGACACCCCGTACACCTTCACCGTGCGGGCCCGGGACGCGGCGGGCAACACCTCGCCGGCCTCCAGCCCGGTGACGGCGCGCACCGGCCGGGTCAACCCCCGGACCGGCCTGACCATCGGCTACTTCACCCAGTGGTCGGTGTACGCCCGCGGCTACAGCGTGAAGCGGCTGGACACCTCGGGCAGCGCCGCGAAGCTGGACTACCTGAACTACGCGTTCGCCAACATCCACCCGTCCACCAAGCAGTGCTTCCTCACCGACAAGGCGGCGGGCAACGACTCCGACCCGAACGCGGACGACGGCGCGGGCGACGCCTGGGCGGACTTCGGGCGCGGCTGGGACTCCGGCACCTCGGTGGCGGGGACGACCGACACCTGGGACCAGAAGCTGGCGGGCAACTTCAACCAGCTGAAGCAGCTGAAGGCCAAGTACCCGAACCTCAAGGTGCAGATCTCGCTGGGCGGTTGGTCCTACAGCAAGTGGTTCTCCGACGCGGCGGCCACCGACGCCTCCCGCAAGGCGCTGGTCTCCTCCTGCGTCGACCTGTACATCAAGGGCAACCTGCCGGTGATCGACGGCCGCGGCGGTGCCGGCTCGGCGGCGGGCATCTTCGACGGCATCGACCTGGACTGGGAGTGGCCGAACTCCGAGGGCCACCTCGGCAACGTGATCCGCCCGGCCGACAAGGCCAACTACACCCTGCTGGCCCAGGAGTTCCGCCGCCGGCTGGACACCCTCGGCGCCACCACCGGCAAGCACTACACGCTGAGCGCGTTCCTCCCCGCCGACCCGGCGAAGATCATCGCGGGCATCGACGTCCCGGGCCTGTTCGCCGCGTTCGACTTCGCCACCGTCCAGGGCTACGACTACCACGGCGCCTGGGAGACGACCACCAACCAGCAGTCCGCGCTGAAGGTCGCCGCCGACGACCCGTCCGCCCCGGACCGGCGGTTCAGCTCGGAGATCGCCGTCCAGGCGTACCTCGACGGCGGCGCCCCGAAGTCCAAGCTGACCCTCGGCGTCCCGTTCTACGGCCGCGGCTGGACGGGCGTGCCGCGCGGCAGCACCAACGGCCTGTTCCAGCCCGCGACCGGCCCCGCGCCGGGCAGCTACGAGAACGGCTTCGAGGACTACCACAAGCTCAAGGAGAAGCTGGCGAGCGGCGGTTACACCCTCTACCGGGATCCGGTGGCCGGGCACGCCTACCTCTACGACGGCACCGTGCTCTACACCTACGACGACCCGACCGAGATCAGCCGGAAGGCCGCCTGGATCAAGGAGCAGGGCCTCGCCGGGGCGATGATCTGGTCCTTCGACGGCGACACCGCCAACGGCGAGTTGATGACGGCGCTCGCCAACGGACTGAAGTGA